One Metamycoplasma canadense DNA segment encodes these proteins:
- a CDS encoding restriction endonuclease subunit S — MSSSLKPSLRFKQFTNDWEQRRFGEIATLKRGLTYKPSDCVKNGIRILRSSNIHKDKFILFDNDVFVNKKAINIDFAKTGDILITASSGSVDIVGKHAIIENIPEKTAVHGGFMLLCKTKYHNFLNESMNMNWYKRLIMSNISITSGSINNLKASDLEFAILPIPNNPEISKISDCFKFFNTLITLHQRKLDKLKNIKNQLLERMFADEKNLKPAIRFKQFTNDWEQHKLGDIGFASASGVDKKYKTNENEVYLLNYMDVYKKQKITEKNYKKLMVTTASNEQIKTKNIIKGDIFFTPSSETKEDIGHSLCIAETLVNAVYSYHLYRFRPSAEKIDISFSNYFTNTPAVRNQLIFRCQGNQRFVFSINDLINTNVRIPSLKEQSLVGYIFNYFDSLITLHQRKLDKLKNIKNQLLERMFADEKNPKPAIRFKQFTNDWEQKKFEDIFFNIKEKNNGTFDIKKYISVATNTFKTDLKINNVKTIAGYSIFRVGDIAYEGHTNKEFPFGRFVQNTLKNGIISNIFTVFRPKIGFSLNFSKYWANNNNVMLTALKRSSKSGIMMNSLDIEIMNKEIIKLPDFEEQKRVGWLFSDLDTLITLHQRKLDKLKNIKNQLLEKMFV; from the coding sequence ATGTCAAGTTCATTAAAACCATCATTAAGATTTAAACAATTTACAAACGATTGAGAACAGAGAAGGTTTGGAGAAATTGCAACATTAAAAAGAGGTTTAACATATAAGCCATCTGATTGTGTAAAAAATGGAATAAGGATTTTGAGGTCATCAAATATCCACAAGGATAAATTTATATTATTTGATAATGACGTCTTTGTTAATAAAAAAGCAATAAATATAGATTTTGCTAAGACTGGAGATATATTAATTACAGCATCTTCTGGTAGTGTAGATATTGTGGGGAAACACGCTATAATTGAAAATATCCCTGAAAAAACTGCTGTTCATGGCGGTTTTATGCTTTTGTGTAAAACAAAATACCATAATTTTCTAAATGAATCAATGAATATGAATTGATATAAGAGACTTATTATGTCAAACATATCCATAACATCGGGTAGCATCAATAATCTAAAAGCAAGTGACCTAGAATTTGCAATTCTACCTATTCCAAACAATCCGGAAATAAGTAAGATTTCTGATTGTTTCAAATTTTTCAACACCCTAATCACCCTTCATCAGCGTAAGCTTGATAAGCTAAAAAATATAAAAAATCAACTTTTAGAAAGGATGTTTGCAGACGAAAAAAATCTAAAACCAGCTATCAGATTTAAACAATTTACAAACGATTGAGAACAACATAAGTTGGGTGATATAGGTTTTGCAAGTGCGTCAGGCGTTGATAAAAAATATAAAACTAATGAAAATGAGGTGTATCTTCTTAATTACATGGATGTTTATAAGAAGCAAAAAATAACTGAAAAAAATTATAAAAAATTAATGGTAACAACTGCCTCTAACGAACAAATTAAAACCAAAAACATTATAAAAGGCGATATATTTTTTACCCCGTCTTCTGAAACAAAAGAAGATATAGGACATTCATTGTGTATTGCTGAAACACTTGTAAATGCTGTGTATTCATATCATTTGTATAGATTTAGACCTAGTGCCGAAAAAATTGATATTAGTTTTAGTAATTACTTTACAAACACTCCTGCCGTAAGAAATCAATTGATATTCCGCTGTCAAGGCAATCAGAGATTCGTATTTTCAATTAATGATTTAATTAATACTAATGTCCGTATTCCATCACTAAAAGAGCAATCTCTTGTTGGATATATTTTTAATTATTTTGACTCCCTTATCACCCTTCATCAGCGTAAGCTTGATAAGCTAAAAAACATAAAAAATCAACTTTTAGAAAGGATGTTTGCAGACGAAAAAAATCCAAAACCAGCTATCAGATTTAAACAATTTACAAACGATTGAGAACAGAAAAAGTTTGAAGATATATTTTTCAATATTAAAGAAAAAAATAATGGTACATTTGATATTAAAAAATATATTTCAGTAGCAACAAACACATTTAAAACTGATTTAAAAATTAATAATGTCAAAACTATTGCGGGTTATAGCATATTTAGGGTTGGTGATATAGCATACGAAGGGCATACTAACAAGGAGTTTCCATTTGGGAGATTTGTGCAAAATACTTTAAAAAATGGCATTATTTCTAATATTTTTACAGTTTTTAGACCTAAGATTGGTTTTTCATTAAATTTTTCAAAATATTGAGCAAATAATAATAATGTAATGCTAACTGCGTTAAAAAGAAGTTCAAAATCAGGAATCATGATGAACTCTTTAGATATAGAGATAATGAATAAAGAAATCATTAAACTTCCAGATTTTGAAGAACAAAAAAGAGTTGGTTGATTATTCTCTGACCTTGACACCTTAATCACCCTTCATCAGCGTAAGCTGGATAAGCTAAAAAATATAAAAAATCAACTTCTAGAAAAGATGTTTGTCTAA
- a CDS encoding type I restriction-modification system subunit M: protein MQNNNRITKQKLASIIWDSANKLRGNLDASEYKNYILGLIFYRFLSKKQEDEMIEQGVDRLDLKYFSSKINWEEIDFEKAESLNDYKQMETIKKRINTNCGYFIYYENLYQTWTSQDSKEKNKFKINVLSEAINEFNRSISDECKELFEGIFFVFENELSKLGINSDDQTEKILNLMEQIQKIPTENQDYDVLGHVYEYLIGKFASSAGKKGGEFYTPHEVSTLMAEIVSYHLKNKENIKVYDPTSGSGSLLLTIGEAFKKYSKSSSPVVYYAQELNKQTFNITRMNLIMRGINTANINVRNADTLKQDWPFFNKNGSYKYQSVDAVVSNPPYSQKWDNTNMESDDRYKSYGVAPASKADYAFLLHDLYHLDPDGILAIVLPHGVLFRGGSEKEIRTQLIKKGQIDTIIGLPANIFYGTGISTIIMIIKKEKQTNDIQFVDASQLYVKDGKDNKLEARHIRKIIDVVNNRKEIKNFSRIVSFEEIKENDYNLNISRYINNFKEEESHDLYSSMYGGVSEKELEKYSDFLNEFPTIKDSLFKLNKQGYYSILPNDNNQIRNLVLENHQIIEYKTKFNKISNDFYNYLFNTGSNLDNLKNIQQNLEENLVDYIFNKMDNLPFIEKYNIYQILINNIENINNDLQLISLFDFNNSSLDDLLQDPEILDIKRKKINTIIEWNSSLFSNEFIKDKFFFDKNNKIKELNDELNNIDSQINEIIELIDESEKNEPLFIEGKLVTKELQKYIKSIKNTQESEDFESQILEVYKLINEKNKVKKLITSLEQELIFESYSKYISLNKDEIFSLLIDKWFLPIMNQIIKQGEEIVDDYIAKFENLESKYKYTLSDINAEIKENEQKLVELLKELGGEDSDMKAIDELINILGGK from the coding sequence ATGCAAAATAATAACAGAATCACAAAACAAAAATTGGCTTCTATAATTTGAGATTCAGCAAATAAATTAAGAGGAAATTTAGATGCATCAGAATATAAAAACTATATTTTAGGACTTATTTTTTATAGATTTTTATCAAAAAAACAAGAAGACGAAATGATTGAACAAGGTGTTGACCGTTTAGATTTAAAATATTTTTCGTCAAAAATTAATTGAGAAGAAATTGATTTTGAAAAAGCTGAAAGCTTAAATGATTATAAACAAATGGAAACAATCAAAAAAAGAATTAACACTAACTGTGGTTATTTTATTTACTACGAAAACCTATATCAAACATGAACAAGTCAAGATTCAAAAGAAAAAAATAAATTTAAAATTAATGTTCTTTCCGAAGCTATTAACGAATTTAATCGTTCAATATCAGATGAATGTAAAGAACTTTTTGAAGGTATATTTTTTGTATTTGAAAATGAGTTAAGCAAATTAGGAATAAATTCAGATGATCAAACAGAAAAAATATTAAACTTAATGGAACAAATTCAAAAAATACCAACTGAAAATCAAGATTATGATGTGTTAGGTCATGTATATGAATATTTAATCGGTAAATTTGCTTCTTCTGCCGGAAAAAAAGGTGGAGAATTTTATACTCCTCATGAAGTTTCAACATTAATGGCTGAAATAGTTTCTTATCATTTAAAAAATAAAGAAAATATAAAAGTATATGATCCAACATCAGGTTCAGGATCGTTACTCTTAACAATTGGTGAAGCTTTTAAAAAATACTCAAAAAGTTCAAGTCCTGTTGTTTATTATGCTCAAGAGCTAAATAAACAAACGTTTAACATAACCCGTATGAATCTAATTATGCGAGGAATAAATACTGCTAATATTAATGTGCGTAATGCTGATACATTAAAACAAGATTGACCGTTTTTTAATAAAAATGGATCATATAAATATCAAAGTGTTGATGCTGTTGTTTCTAATCCTCCATACTCTCAAAAATGAGATAATACAAACATGGAAAGCGATGACCGTTACAAAAGCTACGGTGTTGCGCCTGCTTCAAAAGCTGATTATGCCTTTTTATTACATGATTTATACCATCTTGATCCAGATGGTATTTTAGCTATTGTTCTGCCTCATGGTGTTTTATTTAGAGGCGGAAGTGAAAAAGAAATAAGAACACAGTTAATTAAAAAAGGTCAAATTGATACTATTATAGGCTTACCAGCTAATATTTTCTATGGTACAGGTATTTCTACCATTATCATGATAATTAAAAAAGAAAAACAAACAAATGATATTCAATTTGTCGATGCTTCACAACTTTATGTTAAAGATGGTAAGGATAATAAATTAGAAGCTAGACATATTAGAAAAATTATTGATGTTGTTAATAATCGAAAAGAAATTAAGAATTTTTCAAGGATAGTTTCATTTGAAGAAATAAAAGAAAATGATTACAATTTAAATATCTCACGTTATATAAATAATTTCAAGGAAGAAGAATCACATGATTTATATTCATCAATGTATGGTGGAGTAAGTGAAAAAGAACTTGAAAAATATTCAGACTTTTTAAATGAATTTCCAACAATAAAAGATTCATTATTTAAACTAAACAAACAAGGTTATTATTCAATTTTACCTAACGACAATAATCAAATTAGAAATTTAGTTCTTGAAAATCATCAGATAATTGAATACAAAACTAAGTTTAATAAAATATCAAACGATTTTTATAATTATTTATTTAATACTGGCTCAAATTTAGATAACTTAAAGAATATCCAACAAAATCTTGAAGAAAATTTAGTTGATTATATTTTTAATAAAATGGATAATTTACCATTTATTGAAAAATATAATATTTATCAAATATTGATTAATAATATTGAAAATATCAATAATGATCTTCAATTAATATCTTTATTTGATTTTAATAATTCAAGTCTTGATGATTTATTACAAGATCCCGAAATTTTGGATATTAAAAGAAAAAAGATAAATACTATTATCGAATGAAATTCAAGTTTATTTAGTAACGAGTTTATAAAAGATAAATTCTTTTTTGATAAGAATAATAAAATTAAAGAACTTAATGACGAATTAAACAACATTGATTCACAAATTAACGAAATAATAGAATTAATTGATGAATCAGAAAAAAATGAACCATTATTTATTGAAGGTAAATTAGTTACTAAAGAATTACAAAAATATATTAAAAGTATTAAAAACACACAAGAAAGCGAAGATTTTGAATCTCAAATATTAGAAGTTTATAAATTAATTAATGAAAAAAATAAAGTTAAAAAATTAATTACATCATTAGAACAAGAATTAATTTTTGAATCTTATTCAAAATATATTTCTCTTAATAAAGATGAAATTTTTTCATTATTAATTGATAAATGATTCTTACCTATAATGAATCAAATAATTAAGCAAGGTGAAGAAATTGTTGATGACTATATTGCTAAATTCGAAAATTTAGAAAGCAAATATAAATATACTTTAAGTGATATTAATGCCGAGATTAAAGAAAATGAACAAAAGCTAGTTGAGCTTCTAAAAGAATTAGGCGGCGAAGACAGCGATATGAAAGCAATTGATGAACTAATCAATATTTTAGGCGGAAAATAA
- a CDS encoding GA module-containing protein, with protein sequence MKKLSKFLLTTGSITSVVSSPLILLACGNTQEDKKDETPQTGSTTPEAPADSKPNSDTTAEELKNKKELENKKQEIKKQINSLATLLENHKKDFEQKINSANDLEKLNSILGEAEKLNNERKNKFTSTSSSTYIYGKFQYLKFKFITSKQTFENLKEKKIKINLQVTGEKGENYGIHETHTTGFQNPKTKEFNIHLVFIRKVSEDLVEFSIDTYDYYDANTQVPKGKYKPVKLWNSEDENKTNLLNEPAKEAIVNY encoded by the coding sequence ATGAAAAAATTAAGTAAATTTTTATTAACTACCGGTTCAATTACATCTGTAGTATCATCTCCATTAATTTTATTAGCTTGTGGTAATACACAAGAAGATAAAAAAGATGAAACCCCACAAACTGGATCAACAACCCCAGAGGCACCTGCTGATTCAAAACCAAATTCAGATACTACTGCTGAAGAGCTAAAAAATAAAAAAGAATTAGAAAATAAAAAACAAGAAATAAAAAAACAAATTAATAGCTTGGCTACACTATTAGAAAATCATAAAAAAGATTTTGAACAAAAAATTAACAGTGCAAACGATTTAGAAAAATTAAATTCAATTTTAGGAGAAGCTGAAAAATTAAATAACGAAAGAAAAAATAAATTTACATCAACTTCTAGCTCTACATATATATATGGAAAATTTCAATATTTAAAATTCAAATTTATAACTTCTAAACAAACATTTGAAAACTTAAAAGAAAAAAAAATAAAAATAAATTTACAAGTTACTGGCGAAAAGGGTGAAAACTATGGAATTCATGAAACACATACAACTGGTTTTCAAAATCCTAAAACTAAAGAATTTAATATTCACCTAGTTTTTATAAGAAAAGTAAGTGAAGATTTAGTTGAATTTTCAATCGATACGTACGATTACTATGACGCTAACACTCAAGTACCTAAAGGAAAATATAAACCTGTAAAATTATGAAATTCAGAAGATGAAAATAAAACTAATTTATTAAATGAACCAGCTAAAGAAGCAATTGTAAATTATTAA
- a CDS encoding DHH family phosphoesterase has protein sequence MKKQFEQFWNILSQYEYITLCTHINPDGDTIGSAVAFKEIIQLNIPSVKKVEISGGDCPRNLNFLFDNHLSLVDQEMFDKSLKVVVDTSTVNRVYDKRVVAKESIKFDHHPVVDEFMFGIGGDYWPATGQLLTQMVIELNLKTNQKALQGLAVAIITDTAQFTERDITSTTFDAMSYLLNQGLEYKKVLQNLKLNNEEKKIIFNTISKLKIEGIVSYIVSEVEITNDIVRPLVNQFLAITNTEVSLVILKQKNNFYRCSIRSIDSYDVSLIAEKFGGGGHKNSAGFNIDSLDKLKVVLNEINNH, from the coding sequence ATGAAAAAGCAATTTGAGCAATTTTGAAATATACTAAGTCAATATGAATACATAACCTTATGTACACATATAAATCCTGATGGTGATACAATAGGTTCAGCTGTAGCATTCAAAGAAATTATTCAATTAAATATTCCTAGTGTTAAAAAAGTTGAAATAAGTGGTGGAGATTGTCCAAGAAATCTTAATTTTTTATTTGATAATCATCTAAGCCTCGTTGATCAAGAAATGTTTGATAAATCTTTAAAGGTAGTAGTTGATACATCAACAGTAAACCGTGTTTATGATAAACGTGTTGTTGCAAAAGAATCAATAAAATTTGATCATCATCCAGTAGTTGATGAATTTATGTTTGGTATAGGTGGAGATTATTGACCTGCAACTGGTCAACTTTTAACCCAAATGGTTATTGAATTAAATTTAAAAACTAATCAAAAAGCATTACAAGGTTTAGCAGTAGCAATTATTACTGATACGGCACAGTTTACAGAAAGAGATATAACATCTACTACTTTTGATGCGATGTCTTATTTATTGAATCAGGGTTTAGAATATAAAAAAGTATTGCAAAATCTAAAATTAAATAATGAAGAAAAAAAGATAATTTTTAATACCATTTCTAAATTAAAAATAGAAGGTATTGTTTCTTATATAGTTTCAGAGGTTGAAATTACAAATGATATTGTTAGACCGCTTGTTAATCAATTTTTAGCTATAACAAACACAGAAGTTTCATTAGTAATCTTAAAACAAAAAAATAATTTTTATCGTTGTTCAATAAGATCAATAGATTCTTATGATGTTAGTTTAATTGCTGAAAAATTTGGCGGTGGTGGGCATAAAAATTCGGCAGGTTTTAATATTGATTCATTAGATAAATTAAAAGTAGTTTTAAATGAAATTAATAATCACTAA
- a CDS encoding aminopeptidase P family protein, whose protein sequence is MLKQELTKIFEELKLDAVISEAPQTRLWYANVQTTDGYIVIEKEKAYLFVDGRYIEYATKNAKNVEVILLEKDVLSNFLAKKNYKNVGIEEDYLHVQTYNYFKSLLPKANFTNVKAKQFRIKKDEEEIAKIEEACLISLQAFEELKKILVEGMTELEASNKLGYLMRIFGAEKESFDSIIAFGSNAAEPHHHPTNRKLVDGDIVKVDFGAQFEGWASDITRTFFFGKPKSAELVTILDVVVEAQKLGREAIKPGIETSEIDKICRDYIESKGYGKFFTHSTGHGVGIDVHELPGVGRRAGNVVLEEGMVITVEPGIYVEGLGGARIEDTILVTKDGSKVLSRPEDYR, encoded by the coding sequence ATGCTAAAACAAGAATTAACCAAAATTTTTGAAGAATTAAAATTAGATGCCGTTATTTCTGAAGCGCCACAAACAAGATTATGATATGCTAACGTTCAAACAACAGATGGTTATATTGTTATCGAAAAAGAAAAGGCATATTTATTTGTTGATGGTAGATACATTGAATACGCAACAAAAAATGCTAAAAACGTTGAAGTTATTTTATTAGAAAAAGATGTTTTATCAAATTTCCTAGCGAAAAAAAATTATAAAAATGTAGGTATTGAAGAAGATTATTTGCATGTTCAAACCTATAATTACTTTAAATCACTTTTACCAAAAGCTAATTTTACAAACGTAAAAGCTAAACAATTTAGAATTAAAAAAGACGAAGAAGAAATTGCTAAAATTGAAGAAGCATGCTTAATATCTTTACAAGCATTTGAAGAACTTAAAAAGATTTTAGTTGAAGGTATGACTGAATTAGAAGCATCAAATAAATTAGGTTATTTAATGCGTATATTTGGTGCTGAAAAAGAATCATTTGATAGCATTATTGCTTTTGGATCTAACGCAGCAGAACCTCATCATCATCCAACAAATCGTAAATTGGTTGACGGAGATATTGTTAAGGTTGACTTTGGTGCTCAATTTGAAGGTTGAGCTTCAGATATTACTAGAACATTCTTTTTTGGTAAACCAAAATCAGCAGAATTAGTTACAATTTTAGATGTTGTTGTTGAAGCACAAAAATTAGGAAGAGAAGCAATAAAACCAGGAATTGAAACTTCGGAAATTGATAAAATTTGTAGAGACTATATTGAATCTAAAGGATATGGCAAATTCTTTACCCACTCAACAGGACACGGTGTTGGAATTGATGTTCACGAGCTTCCTGGCGTTGGCAGAAGAGCTGGTAATGTTGTTTTAGAAGAAGGGATGGTTATAACTGTAGAACCTGGAATTTATGTCGAAGGTTTAGGTGGAGCAAGAATTGAAGATACCATTCTTGTAACTAAAGATGGTTCAAAGGTTTTAAGTCGCCCAGAAGACTATAGATAA
- the rpmG gene encoding 50S ribosomal protein L33, producing MPREGLTLRCESCKMENYITKKNKKLHPEKMEVTKYCPKCNAHTGHKEKK from the coding sequence ATGCCAAGAGAAGGTTTAACTTTAAGATGTGAATCTTGTAAAATGGAAAATTACATTACAAAGAAAAATAAAAAATTACATCCAGAAAAAATGGAAGTAACAAAATACTGCCCAAAATGTAATGCACATACTGGACATAAAGAAAAAAAATAA
- the pgsA gene encoding CDP-diacylglycerol--glycerol-3-phosphate 3-phosphatidyltransferase: MKNKKNKIKQSSATNKFGIANWLTILRIILMVPFIIFMTYSFILITKYGGTFWYSQLKIVGQNEHKLTLTILYWLNIVIFILAMITDFADGHIARKTKTISEFGKIFDPIADKIATSLMLIYLSLMNYTFLPIVILFIIRDILVDGARVYAVKKDIKVSANWWGKIKTIVVSFALLAISFSAPWMTLQNNGKFVTNNLYLFYVNIPLLIGLIFSWISGIIYLLKYLKGISKQYILDIQKQKQEQLNTQDDRKNNSDDKSKNYEIKKEINNSEQIKYDEPFFNS, from the coding sequence ATGAAAAATAAAAAAAATAAAATTAAACAAAGCTCCGCAACTAATAAATTTGGAATTGCAAATTGATTAACAATTCTTAGAATTATTTTAATGGTTCCTTTTATTATTTTTATGACTTATTCATTTATTTTGATAACCAAATATGGTGGAACTTTTTGATATTCACAACTTAAAATAGTAGGTCAAAATGAACATAAATTAACTTTAACTATTCTTTATTGATTAAACATTGTAATTTTTATACTAGCTATGATCACTGATTTTGCAGATGGTCATATTGCAAGAAAAACAAAAACTATTTCTGAGTTTGGAAAAATATTTGATCCAATAGCTGATAAAATTGCAACTTCGTTAATGCTTATTTATTTATCATTAATGAATTATACTTTTTTGCCTATTGTTATTCTTTTTATAATTAGAGATATATTAGTTGATGGCGCTCGTGTTTATGCTGTTAAAAAAGATATTAAGGTTTCAGCTAATTGATGAGGAAAAATTAAAACAATCGTTGTTTCTTTCGCACTTTTAGCAATATCTTTTTCAGCACCGTGAATGACATTACAAAATAACGGAAAATTTGTCACAAATAACCTTTATTTATTTTATGTAAATATTCCTTTATTAATTGGTCTTATTTTTTCTTGAATAAGTGGAATAATTTACTTATTAAAATATCTAAAAGGCATATCAAAACAATATATTTTAGATATTCAAAAACAAAAACAAGAACAATTAAATACACAAGATGATAGAAAAAATAATTCAGATGATAAAAGTAAAAATTATGAAATAAAAAAAGAAATAAATAATTCTGAACAAATAAAATATGATGAACCTTTTTTTAATAGCTAA
- a CDS encoding MHJ_0274 family protein produces the protein MNNIVNISNLGNDINGNQENGSFKYVAYVLLTLILMFIVAYIAWKATKKKREKRKMEKIENKKANETLMLYYEFILTYKLIIDFTQKEFQKFENKETNYKMGQIKSGAKKLLIKLITRDDFAFSFQNDEKYAEFVRNAELLTLTQPNLWNKKIANVLTFFENQFNSIPKEKFNEKLELITIDTIRKQFYEK, from the coding sequence ATGAATAATATTGTTAATATAAGTAATTTAGGTAACGACATAAATGGAAATCAAGAAAATGGAAGTTTTAAATATGTTGCATATGTTTTACTTACATTAATTTTAATGTTCATTGTTGCTTATATAGCCTGAAAAGCAACAAAAAAGAAACGTGAAAAAAGAAAAATGGAAAAAATTGAAAATAAAAAAGCTAATGAAACTTTAATGCTTTATTATGAATTTATTTTAACTTATAAATTAATTATTGATTTTACTCAAAAGGAATTTCAAAAATTTGAAAATAAAGAAACAAACTATAAAATGGGACAAATTAAAAGTGGTGCTAAAAAATTATTAATTAAATTAATTACTAGAGATGATTTTGCTTTTTCATTTCAAAATGATGAAAAATATGCAGAATTTGTTAGAAATGCGGAATTATTAACTCTGACTCAACCTAATTTATGAAATAAAAAAATTGCTAATGTATTAACATTTTTTGAAAATCAATTTAATAGTATTCCTAAAGAAAAATTTAATGAAAAATTAGAATTAATTACTATTGATACAATAAGAAAGCAATTTTATGAAAAATAA
- a CDS encoding alpha-amylase family glycosyl hydrolase codes for MNFKTQKIILYELKIDNFLDTKKNGFGDFQGILNKIDYFKNLNVDIVAFDDILNQYQNQFNLDLVKSKYGSLNDFAKLVKTFNENKIKIAPIINLENIKQSFINWNNLLNLYNLAKNDSQTKHYLTKLDPYLVNESFKKTTLNEISDFIRYFESILDFYLKFNINAIILDNFEFLAFDNLKDDKKINYIIDLYNLIKRKKPNLTVIFKSINNKINLYKKMLDKENKCFDYLYLTYISKIGNNSLTKMKYKNKSNYNEIFKFINFFNKYSSVILCFGSDQNGRFISKWGSEKSYFNESLRTFLLLLYSGNNSIGFYYGDEIGTLKADFDKKFDFNDENYNEEKRYFQSKNITLDQYFLFHSLFNKWSSYTQMSWNRNKEKNINNLNLFYAINHKNNNVENQLKNRDSGLNFLIFLNNFCFLSKYKSFFENNNFNVEYSSGIYKIKRNLEQAKIIFLINITNNHKKIIPLNDYSILVSSYANKFYSEAPRELSPFESLILFKEKN; via the coding sequence ATGAATTTTAAAACACAAAAAATAATTTTATATGAATTAAAAATTGACAATTTTTTAGATACAAAAAAAAATGGATTTGGCGATTTTCAAGGAATATTAAATAAAATAGATTATTTTAAAAATCTTAATGTTGATATTGTTGCATTTGATGATATTTTAAATCAATATCAAAATCAATTTAATTTAGATTTAGTAAAATCAAAATATGGTTCATTAAATGATTTTGCTAAATTAGTAAAAACTTTCAATGAAAATAAAATAAAGATTGCTCCAATAATAAATTTAGAAAATATTAAACAGTCATTTATTAATTGAAACAATTTACTTAATTTATATAATTTAGCTAAAAATGATTCTCAAACTAAACATTATTTAACAAAATTAGATCCTTATTTAGTTAATGAAAGTTTTAAGAAAACAACACTTAATGAAATATCAGATTTTATAAGATATTTTGAATCAATACTAGATTTTTATTTGAAATTTAATATAAATGCTATTATCTTAGATAATTTTGAGTTTTTAGCTTTTGATAACCTAAAAGACGATAAAAAAATAAATTATATTATTGATTTATATAATCTTATAAAAAGAAAAAAACCTAATTTAACAGTTATTTTTAAATCTATAAATAATAAAATTAATTTATATAAAAAAATGCTCGACAAAGAAAATAAGTGTTTTGATTATTTGTATTTAACTTATATTTCAAAAATTGGTAACAATAGTTTAACTAAAATGAAATATAAAAATAAATCAAACTATAATGAAATATTTAAATTTATTAATTTTTTTAATAAATATTCAAGTGTTATTCTTTGCTTTGGTTCTGATCAAAACGGACGTTTTATTTCAAAATGAGGTAGTGAAAAATCATATTTTAATGAATCACTTCGAACCTTTTTGTTGCTTCTTTACAGTGGCAATAATTCAATTGGTTTTTATTATGGCGATGAAATAGGAACATTGAAAGCAGATTTTGATAAAAAATTTGATTTTAATGATGAAAATTACAACGAAGAAAAAAGATATTTTCAATCCAAAAATATTACTTTAGATCAATATTTTTTATTTCATTCTCTTTTTAATAAATGAAGTTCTTATACTCAAATGTCTTGAAATAGAAATAAGGAAAAAAATATCAATAATTTAAATTTGTTTTATGCCATTAATCACAAAAATAATAATGTTGAAAATCAATTAAAAAATAGAGATAGCGGATTAAATTTTTTAATTTTTTTAAATAATTTTTGTTTTTTATCTAAATATAAAAGTTTTTTTGAAAACAATAACTTTAACGTCGAATATAGCTCTGGGATATATAAAATAAAAAGAAATTTAGAACAAGCAAAAATAATTTTCTTAATTAACATAACTAATAATCATAAAAAAATAATCCCCTTAAATGATTATTCAATTTTAGTATCATCATATGCTAATAAATTTTATTCAGAAGCTCCTAGAGAACTATCACCGTTTGAGAGTTTAATACTATTTAAAGAGAAAAACTAA